The genome window TTTAGAGAAGACCTCGGAGCGGACAGTCTGGACACATATGAACTCCTTTATGCTATCGATTCTGAAATGGGTGTATCCGTACCCGATGAAAAAGCAACAGAATTTGAAAAAGTTTCTGATGCTCTTGATTTCATTAAAGCAGAACTTGGTAAATAATCGAATCCAACAGTGAAACTTTTTTCTACAACACAGGGCATAGTTTCTATGCCCTGTACTCTTTTAAGAAAGAAAGAATTATTAATCTTCGAAAAATCAGCTGGAATAAAATTCAAAAACCACGATCTTCTTAATCTGGCGTTCTGTCATAGATCTTACACGAATGAGCATCAGGATCAATTTGAAAATAATGAAAAACTTGAATTTCTAGGTGATTCTATCCTCGGGCTTGTCGTTTCGGACTATCTATATAATTATCTCCCCGATAAGGCAGAGGGTGACTTGGCCCGAATTAAATCCTTTGTAGTCAGCGAAGAAAGCTTAGCCGAACTGTCACATCAACTTGAAATTGAAAAATATTTATTGATGGGGAAGGGTGAAGAAAATTCTGGCGGACGTCTCAAAAAAGCAATACTAGCAGATGCAATGGAAGCTATTTTCGGAGCCTACTACCTAGATGTTGGCTTTAAAGAGGTTGCTCGATTTATCTCAACATTGCTCATTCCACAAATTGAGAAAGTTCTTGAAAAAAAACATAAGCGTGATTTTAAGACATTACTTCAGGAATTTTGCCAAAAGACATATAAAATATATCCACGGTATACTGTGATTAAAAAATCAGGGCCCGATCATAATAAAACTTTTTGGATTGAAGTCAATGTTAATGACATATCCTATGGTCCGGGTGTAGGAAAGAATAAAAAAGAAGCGGAACAAAAAGCCGCGAAACAGGCCTATCTCACACTCAATCCTGAAGATAAATAACCATTTTATTTGAGTGTTTTTGAATACTTTGAAGCTATATCTAAGAGTGTAGCCTTATTATTCTGTTTAGGATCATCTAAAACTGTTTCAAGTAAATAATCCAGAATATGACCTACCATAGGACCGCCCTTAATACCCGTGGCCGTCATAACATCCTTTCCGTTGACTGCCAGGTCTTTCACAGAAAAGGCATTCTCTTCTTCCAATATCGCAGCGACTCGCAGCTTCAACTCTCGCAAGCCATACCCATCTTCTGGAATGGAGCCACGGGTCATCCCTTGAATATCGGCTTCACGAAGCGCATACTGATCACTCATATAGGATAATTCAATCTTCCTAATGAAACGTCTAACAGCAGAATCACTCCAGTTTTCGGTGTAATGAAACATATGGTTCTGAATCAGTTGGAGGATCCTCTTCATTTTGTTCTTGGGAAATCTGTAACGGTTCATAATTGATTGGGCAATCTTAACAGATTCCATCTCATGATTATAGAAAGTAGGGATTCCATCGTCACCAATGCTTCTAACAGCAGGTTTTCCAAGATCATGAAAAAGAGCAGCAAAACGGACATCAGAATTTTCAGGTGATGCTGCATCACAGCTTCTCAGCAGATGCTCAAACACATCAAATTCATGAGCCCCCTTTTGACCGACTCCAATGCAAAGACTCAGTTCGGGAAGAATCAGAGGAAGTATGCCAGTTTCCTGAAAGAGATGGAATGATAAAGAAGGCTTGTCTGTCTTCATAATTTTGAGAAATTCTTCATAAATTCGTTCAGCCGATAGATCCTGAATATTGGAAAGACAATTTTTAATCCCTTCAATCGTTTCATTCTCTATGGTGAAATTGAGTTGAGAGGCAAAACGGCAAGCCCTGATGGATCGAAGACCATCTTCCCGGAACCGTTCTTCAGGAACTCCGATTGCTCGTATGATACCAGATTTTAAATCGGCCTCTCCATTATTAGGATCATAAATTTTGTTTTCAAGAACATCATAAGCAATTGAATTAATAGTGAAATCTCTTCTTTTCAAATCTTCGGTTAAATCGTCTGTGAATAAAATATCATCAGGTCTTCGCCCATCGCTATACTTCCCATCAATCCTGAATGTAGTGATTTCATAGGATTCACTGTTCATCAAAACAGTGACAGTTCCATGTTTAATCCCGGTAGGAATGACTTTTTTAAATATGGACATGATATCCTCAGGAAGAGCATCTGTACAAAGGTCATAATCCTTGGCAGAAAGACCCAGCAACTGATCTCGAACGGCTCCACCTACGAGATAACTTCTAAAACCGGCTTTTTTAATTCTAGAGGAAATGATTTTTACTTCATCAGGAAATTTTATTCTCATTAGATGGAACTTATCGGTCATACCGCCGGATGTCAATACAAAGCAAAAAAAACCCGATCCTAAGACCGGGTTTCTGTAAAGGTTTTGTTGTTTGTATAAATTGTAAGAGAGGATTACTGTAGCAACTGCAATACCTGCTGTGTTCTCTGATTTGCCTGAGCCAACATAGCATTGCTAGCCTGACCAAGAATTTGATTCTTTGTAAACTCAACCGTTTCCTGAGCCATATCAAGGTCTCTGATCCTTGATTCCGAAGCTTGAAGATTTTCAGCACCTACATCGATACCTCTCACAGCCATTTCCAATCTGTTTTGATAGGCTCCAAGGTCAGCTCTCTGTTTATTGACTCTCTTTAGAGCCATATCAAGAACACCAATATTTCTGTTTGCCTGTTCAGGAGTTGAAATTGACATGATATTACCAGTAGCCACCTGTCTGACACCCAAAGCAGAAGAGTTCATGGTTCCTATAAAAACCTGTTCTCTCTGATCCATATTCGCTCCAATATGAAACCACATTGAACTGGTGACTGCATTCTCTCCTGTAGACTGTGCAAATCGTCCAGTGAGCATATTTAGACCATTGAACTGTGCATGGGATGCAACTCTATCAAGCTCATCAACAAGCTGTGACACTTCAACCTGGATCTGCATTCTATCTTCTGAAGTATAAATCCCGTTGGATGCCTGTACAGCAAGCTCTCTCAGTCTCTGGAGAACATCACCGGTTTCCTGTAAAAATCCTTCTGCTGTCTGAATGAATGAAATACCATCTGATGCATTTCTAGAAGCCTGATTCAAACCTCTGATTTGTGAACGCATTTTTTCAGAGACAGCCAATCCTGATGCATCGTCTCCAGCTTTATTGATCCGGGAACCTGATGATAATTTGGCAATACTCTTGGCTGCATTCGAATCATTGATTGAATTGGCACGTGCTGTATTGAGAGCACTCAAGTTGTGATTAATAATCATTGTATATCCTCCATGATATAACTTTCATAATGCGAACATCCTTATTCGCTGTTTAAATTTTCGGAACTTGAATATCTTCCTTTAGAGAAATATAATAATTTTTCAAGAATTCATTTTATTCAGGAGCTGATTATGCAGGGAATCCTTATCACCGGAGGGCAGAGACCTGACTTCAGCAGGATCAAATATCTATTGGAAAAACCGAGCTATGTGATAGCTGCCGATTCGGGACTAGACTATTGTTTGGATCATTCTGTCAAGCCGGACTATATACTGGGAGACATGGATTCAATCAGTTCAAAAGAACTCCTAAGAGGATTCAACCCTGAAATTATTGAGAAACATTATGAAGATAAAGATTTTACAGATACTGAACTGGGTTTAATGCATCTCCAATCAAAGGGCCATTCACCTGTTATTATCATTGGAGGAGGAGGGGGAAGGTTGGATCATCTGTTGGCAATATCCAATCTTTTTGAACGACAAAATCCCCCTGATCTATGGATTACCCAAGAGGAAGAAGTCCACTACATCCATAAGGCCTATAACGGTCATGGTCAGGATAATGAACTGATTTCTTTTTTCCCACTGGGTTCACAGACTGTCAGGATGACCAGTTCTGGCCTGAAATGGCCCCTGGACAATCTGCACTGGAAGAGAGGAGATGCAGGAATCAGCAACAGATTGACAGGAAAGGAGTTTTCCATAGCAATGACTTCAGGACACCTGATGATGATCAGGGAGATTCAGAAGCCTGGCTAAAGTCCTGAAACAGAGAGGGATCGATTTTTTCCTTATCCAATCCATAATACTGAAGGAGTACAGGAAACTCGCTGAGAACTTCTCCATATTGCCTAAGAAGGTCCATTTTTCTTGAAGTGACTGTCTCTAGCTCTGTTTGTATCTGTTCAGTCTTAAGTTCTGCCTGACGGAGAACCGCCAATTCTTCTAGAAAGTAGGCTCTTGTTTGCTCATAGAGTTCAATATCCGGATACTGATACGATATAATTCTTAAATCATTGAGCTGATACCTTGGATCAGACTCTGAAATCTTGAGACTGAGCATCTTTTCAGCTTCACTTATGCCCTCAAGATTGAGGGAATCCTGATCCTTAAAAAAATCTTGAATAATCTCATTTGTTGCCGCAACATACTCTTGATTTCTATCTTCAATAAGCTGGGAATAGTAAGTCCCCGATTCAATGAGAGAGACAAAGCTCTCATCTTTTATTGAAAAACGATACTCTACTTCAAATGTATAATGAAAGGCCTCTGGTCGGTTGATATACTGACCATAGAGCTCTCCTGAAGGCAAATACCCAGTCATTGTATACTCTTCACGGCTGTTTTTTAATTCAATAAAATGAAGTGTCATATTTCCAGGGAATAAGTTCTCCCATCGCCAGACAAATTGACCAGGCGAAATTAACTGATTGTCATAACCACCGGTTTTCGTATAAACAAGAGCATGAACCCCTTCGGGAATTCTGATCTGAATCCAACCCATATAAAATACAAAAGCGGCAAATACCAGCACAATGAGAAAGGAAAGACGATTTTTGAATTTTTTAAACCTTGATTTCCCTTCTTTTTTTACTTTAATTTTCTTAGTCATCCACCCCTCCCATAAGAACTACTTCCAGTTGGCCCAATTCGGTGATTATATAGTCGGCTTTTACACCTATGACTCTCGAATCCTGCTCTCTCATCCTCAACGACCTCTGGTCTCCGGCGAATAAAGCAGTTTTCAGTCCTAGAGCTGATGCTGTGGCAATATCGTTTAGCATATCATTTCCAACATACAAAATCTCATGACATTTGATCCCTAAACGTTTAAGTTCATCCAGGGGATCTCTAAAAATCAGTGGATCAGGTTTACCACATTTTTTTTTATATGACCAGGAGATATACTTCTCTTGAAACCCCATACGATCCA of Oceanispirochaeta crateris contains these proteins:
- the acpP gene encoding acyl carrier protein — protein: MDELFEKLKNLIAEKLEVEEDKITLDARFREDLGADSLDTYELLYAIDSEMGVSVPDEKATEFEKVSDALDFIKAELGK
- the rnc gene encoding ribonuclease III; protein product: MPCTLLRKKELLIFEKSAGIKFKNHDLLNLAFCHRSYTNEHQDQFENNEKLEFLGDSILGLVVSDYLYNYLPDKAEGDLARIKSFVVSEESLAELSHQLEIEKYLLMGKGEENSGGRLKKAILADAMEAIFGAYYLDVGFKEVARFISTLLIPQIEKVLEKKHKRDFKTLLQEFCQKTYKIYPRYTVIKKSGPDHNKTFWIEVNVNDISYGPGVGKNKKEAEQKAAKQAYLTLNPEDK
- a CDS encoding CCA tRNA nucleotidyltransferase, which produces MRIKFPDEVKIISSRIKKAGFRSYLVGGAVRDQLLGLSAKDYDLCTDALPEDIMSIFKKVIPTGIKHGTVTVLMNSESYEITTFRIDGKYSDGRRPDDILFTDDLTEDLKRRDFTINSIAYDVLENKIYDPNNGEADLKSGIIRAIGVPEERFREDGLRSIRACRFASQLNFTIENETIEGIKNCLSNIQDLSAERIYEEFLKIMKTDKPSLSFHLFQETGILPLILPELSLCIGVGQKGAHEFDVFEHLLRSCDAASPENSDVRFAALFHDLGKPAVRSIGDDGIPTFYNHEMESVKIAQSIMNRYRFPKNKMKRILQLIQNHMFHYTENWSDSAVRRFIRKIELSYMSDQYALREADIQGMTRGSIPEDGYGLRELKLRVAAILEEENAFSVKDLAVNGKDVMTATGIKGGPMVGHILDYLLETVLDDPKQNNKATLLDIASKYSKTLK
- a CDS encoding flagellin — encoded protein: MIINHNLSALNTARANSINDSNAAKSIAKLSSGSRINKAGDDASGLAVSEKMRSQIRGLNQASRNASDGISFIQTAEGFLQETGDVLQRLRELAVQASNGIYTSEDRMQIQVEVSQLVDELDRVASHAQFNGLNMLTGRFAQSTGENAVTSSMWFHIGANMDQREQVFIGTMNSSALGVRQVATGNIMSISTPEQANRNIGVLDMALKRVNKQRADLGAYQNRLEMAVRGIDVGAENLQASESRIRDLDMAQETVEFTKNQILGQASNAMLAQANQRTQQVLQLLQ
- a CDS encoding thiamine diphosphokinase, with protein sequence MQGILITGGQRPDFSRIKYLLEKPSYVIAADSGLDYCLDHSVKPDYILGDMDSISSKELLRGFNPEIIEKHYEDKDFTDTELGLMHLQSKGHSPVIIIGGGGGRLDHLLAISNLFERQNPPDLWITQEEEVHYIHKAYNGHGQDNELISFFPLGSQTVRMTSSGLKWPLDNLHWKRGDAGISNRLTGKEFSIAMTSGHLMMIREIQKPG